In Excalfactoria chinensis isolate bCotChi1 chromosome 5, bCotChi1.hap2, whole genome shotgun sequence, a single genomic region encodes these proteins:
- the CPSF2 gene encoding cleavage and polyadenylation specificity factor subunit 2, which translates to MTSIIKLTTLSGVQEESALCYLLQVDEFRFLLDCGWDENFSMDIIDSLKKHVHQVDAVLLSHPDPLHLGALPYAVGKMGLNCAIYATIPVYKMGQMFMYDLYQSRHNTEDFTLFTLDDVDAAFDKIQQLKFSQIVNLKGKGHGLSITPLPAGHMIGGTIWKIVKDGEEEIVYAVDFNHKREIHLNGCSLEMLSRPSLLITDSFNATYVQPRRKQRDEQLLTNVLETLRGDGNVLIAVDTAGRVLELAQLLDQIWRTKDAGLGVYSLALLNNVSYNVVEFSKSQVEWMSDKLMRCFEDKRNNPFQFRHLSLCHSLSDLARVPSPKVVLASQPDLECGFSRDLFIQWCQDSKNSIILTYRTTPGTLARFLIDNPSEKVIDIELRRRVKLEGKELEEYLEKEKLKKEAAKKLEQSKEADIDSSDESDAEEDIDQPTVHKTKHDLMMKGEGSRKGSFFKQAKKSYPMFPAPEERIKWDEYGEIIKPEDFLVPELQATEEEKSKLESGLTNGEEPMDQDLSDVPTKCISATESMEIKARVTYIDYEGRSDGDSIKKIINQMKPRQLIIVHGPPEASQDLAECCRAFGGKDIKVYMPKLHETVDATSETHIYQVRLKDSLVSSLQFCKAKDAELAWIDGVLDMRVSKVDTGVILEEGELREDEELEMQVDMPSSDSSVIAQQKAMKSLFGDDDKEMCEESEIIPTLEPLPPHEVPGHQSVFMNEPRLSDFKQVLLREGIQAEFVGGVLVCNNMVAVRRTETGRIGLEGCLCQDFYRIRELLYKQYAIV; encoded by the exons ATGACATCCATCATTAAGCTGACCACACTCTCTGGAGTGCAGGAGGAGTCTGCCCTGTGCTACCTGCTGCAAGTGGATGAGTTTCGGTTTCTGTTGGACTGTGGCTGGGATGAGAACTTTTCTATGGATATTATTGATTCCCTGAAGAA ACATGTACACCAAGTTGATGCTGTTCTTCTTTCTCATCCTGACCCTCTACACCTTGGTGCTCTTCCATATGCAGTTGGAAAAATGGGATTGAATTGTGCCATTTATGCAACTATTCCTGTGTATAAAATGGGACAGATGTTTATGTATGATCTCTATCAG TCTCGCCATAATACTGAAGATTTCACACTCTTTACATTGGATGATGTAGATGCAGCATTTGATAAGATACAGCAGCTAAAGTTTTCTCAGATTGTCAACTTGAAAG GCAAAGGACACGGTCTGTCCATCACCCCATTGCCTGCAGGTCACATGATAGGAGGCACGATTTGGAAGATTGTCAaggatggagaggaagaaattGTTTATGCAGTTGACTTCAACCACAAGAGGGAGAT ccaTCTGAACGGATGTTCATTGGAAATGTTGAGCAGGCCTTCATTGCTTATTACAGATTCATTTAATGCTACTTATGTGCAACCcaggagaaagcaaagggatGAACAGCTGCTAA CTAATGTTTTGGAGACCTTACGAGGTGATGGAAATGTGTTGATAGCTGTGGATACAGCTGGCAGAGTTCTGGAACTTGCTCAACTTCTTGATCAGATCTGGAGAACGAAAGATGCGGGATTAGGAGTTTACTCTCTAGCGCTTTTGAACAACGTCAGCTACAACGTAGTGGAGTTCTCTAAATCacag GTGGAATGGATGAGTGACAAATTGATGAGGTGCTTTGAAGACAAGAGAAACAACCCTTTCCAGTTCCGCCATCTCTCCTTATGTCATAGTCTGTCTGATTTGGCTCGAGTGCCCAGTCCAAAAGTTGTCCTTGCCAGCCAACCTGATTTAGAATGTGGGTTTTCGAGAGATCTTTTCATTCAGTGGTGCCAGGATTCCAAGAACTCTATAATTTTAACTTACCGTACCACACCTGGAACGTTAGCACGATTCCTGATTGATAATCCTTCTGAAAAAGTGATAGATATTGAG TTGAGAAGACGTGTCAAGTTGGAAGGAAAGGAACTTGAAGAATACCTAGAAAAGGAGAAACTAAAGAAAGAGGCAGCTAAGAAGTTAGAGCAGTCTAAAGA GGCAGATATTGATTCCAGTGATGAGAGTGATGCGGAAGAAGATATTGATCAGCCAACTGTGCATAAGACCAAACATGATTTGATGATGAAAGGTGAAGGTAGCCGGAAAGGAAGCTTCTTCAAACAGGCCAAGAAATCTTATCCAATGTTTCCAGCCCctgaagaaagaattaaatGGGATGAATATGGCGAGATTATCAA ACCTGAAGACTTTCTAGTACCAGAACTTCAGgcaacagaagaagaaaaaagcaaattagaATCTGGTTTGACAAATGGAGAGGAGCCAATGGACCAGGATTTGTCAGATGTTCCTACCAAATGTATTTCAGCAACAGAATCCATGGAAATTAA AGCCAGGGTTACATATATCGACTATGAAGGGCGCTCAGATGGGgactcaattaaaaaaatcattaaccAAATGAAACCAAGACAACTAATCATTGTCCATGGACCACCTGAAGCCAGCCAGGACCTTGCAGAGTGTTGCAGAGCTTTTGGTGGAAAAGATATTAAAGTGTACATGCCAAAACTACATGAAACTGTAGATGCAACCAGTGAAACTCATATCTACCAG GTCAGGTTAAAAGATTCTCTTGTCAGCTCACTTCAGTTCTGTAAAGCCAAGGATGCTGAGTTGGCATGGATAGATGGTGTCCTTGATATGCGGGTTTCAAAAGTGGATACTGGAGTTATTTTGGAAGAGGGAGAGCTGAGGGAAGATGAAGAGTTAGAGATGCAAGTGGATATGCCCTCTTCAGACTCTAGTGTCATTGCTCAACAAAAGGCCATGAAAAGTCTCTTTGGTGACGATGATAAGGAGATGTGTGAGGAGAGTGAAATCATTCCTACTTTGGAACCACTGCCGCCTCATGAG GTTCCTGGACATCAGTCTGTGTTTATGAATGAGCCAAGACTGTCTGACTTCAAGCAAGTTCTCTTGCGAGAAGGAATTCAAGCTGAGTTTGTAGGAGGAGTGCTTGTGTGCAACAATATGGTGGCTGTTCGCAGG aCTGAAACAGGGCGCATTGGATTGGAAGGCTGTCTCTGTCAGGACTTCTATCGGATAAGAGAACTTTTATACAAGCAATATGCTATTGTCTAG